A window from Pseudomonas frederiksbergensis encodes these proteins:
- a CDS encoding DUF6555 family protein yields the protein MNNAKLFVIEYTLHGAPKSFIIRLDKMDNAEAWHWASCDAGIGRIPRFGREKVQKTSKPMAEKFGVENVKWRPAN from the coding sequence ATGAACAACGCAAAACTTTTCGTCATTGAATACACCCTTCATGGCGCGCCCAAGTCTTTCATCATCCGCCTGGACAAGATGGATAACGCGGAGGCTTGGCATTGGGCAAGTTGCGACGCGGGGATCGGACGAATCCCCCGCTTCGGCCGTGAGAAGGTGCAAAAAACCAGCAAGCCGATGGCAGAGAAGTTCGGCGTGGAAAACGTCAAGTGGCGGCCGGCGAATTAA
- the selD gene encoding selenide, water dikinase SelD: MSEPIRLTQYSHGAGCGCKISPQVLEVILAGSGAQNLDPKLWVGNASRDDAAVYAIDEERGVVSTTDFFMPIVDDPFDFGRIAATNAISDIYAMGGDPLMAIAILGWPVNVLAPEIAREVIRGGRSVCDEAGIPLAGGHSIDAPEPIFGLAVTGLVEKRHMKRNDTATAGCLLYLTKPLGIGILTTAEKKGKLRPADIGLARDWMCTLNKPGSRFGKLEGVTAMTDVTGFGLLGHLVEMADGSNVTARIEYDRVPRLPGVEYYLDQGCVPGGTLRNFDSYASKLGRLQEMHKRVLCDPQTSGGLLVAVTPEGNEHFLKVAAELGLTLEPIGELIERQTNAVEVF, from the coding sequence ATGAGCGAACCGATTCGTCTGACCCAATACAGCCATGGTGCTGGATGTGGCTGCAAGATTTCTCCCCAAGTGCTGGAAGTGATCCTGGCCGGCAGCGGGGCGCAGAACCTTGACCCGAAACTCTGGGTCGGCAACGCCTCGCGCGATGACGCGGCGGTATACGCCATTGATGAAGAACGCGGCGTGGTCTCGACCACCGACTTTTTCATGCCGATCGTCGACGACCCGTTCGACTTCGGCCGCATCGCCGCCACCAATGCCATCAGCGACATCTACGCCATGGGCGGCGATCCGTTGATGGCGATTGCGATCCTCGGCTGGCCAGTCAACGTGCTGGCCCCGGAGATTGCCCGGGAAGTGATCCGCGGCGGGCGTTCGGTCTGCGATGAAGCCGGCATTCCGTTGGCCGGTGGGCATTCCATCGACGCACCAGAGCCGATCTTCGGCCTCGCCGTGACCGGTCTGGTGGAAAAGCGCCACATGAAGCGCAACGACACCGCTACCGCCGGTTGCCTGCTTTACCTTACCAAACCGCTGGGCATCGGCATCCTCACCACCGCCGAGAAGAAGGGCAAGTTGCGCCCTGCCGACATCGGCCTGGCCCGCGACTGGATGTGCACCCTGAACAAACCCGGCAGCCGTTTCGGCAAACTCGAAGGCGTCACCGCGATGACCGATGTCACCGGTTTCGGCCTGCTGGGGCATTTGGTGGAAATGGCCGATGGCAGCAACGTGACCGCGCGCATCGAGTACGACCGTGTGCCGCGTCTGCCGGGTGTCGAGTATTACCTCGACCAAGGCTGCGTGCCGGGCGGGACGCTGCGCAACTTTGACAGCTACGCCAGCAAGCTGGGGCGTCTTCAGGAAATGCACAAGCGCGTGCTCTGCGATCCGCAGACCAGCGGTGGCCTGCTGGTTGCAGTCACCCCGGAAGGCAACGAACACTTCCTCAAAGTAGCCGCCGAGCTGGGTCTGACCCTTGAGCCGATCGGTGAACTGATCGAGCGACAGACCAACGCGGTTGAGGTGTTTTGA
- the mnmH gene encoding tRNA 2-selenouridine(34) synthase MnmH — translation MSIEFTDYRDIFLNDRPMMDARAPVEFLKGSFPGVINLPLMNDHERQRVGTCYKQHGQQAAITLGHQLVSGEIKAERIQAWADFARAHPDGYLYCFRGGLRSQIVQQWLKDEAGIDYPRVGGGYKAMRSFLLDTLDQAVAQCDFVLLGGMTGTGKTEVLTQLSNGLDLEGHAHHRGSSFGKRATGQPSNIDFENCLAVDVLKKRAHGIEQFVLEDESRAIGSCALPLPLFQGMQQFPMVWLEDSLEGRVERILRDYVVDLCAEFIGVHGDEGFALFSERLLESLNNVQKRLGGERHRRLLMLMEDALTEQASSGAVDLHRGWIEGLLREYYDPMYAFQREKKGGRIEFAGERVAVLEYLRERRINQK, via the coding sequence ATGTCCATCGAATTCACCGATTACCGCGACATTTTCCTCAACGACCGACCGATGATGGATGCCCGTGCGCCGGTCGAATTTCTCAAAGGCTCGTTCCCCGGCGTGATCAACCTGCCGCTGATGAATGACCATGAGCGGCAACGGGTCGGCACTTGTTACAAGCAACACGGCCAGCAAGCGGCCATTACGCTGGGGCACCAGTTGGTGTCCGGCGAGATAAAAGCCGAGCGTATCCAGGCCTGGGCCGATTTTGCCCGGGCTCATCCTGATGGGTATTTGTATTGTTTTCGCGGTGGTTTGCGTTCGCAGATCGTCCAGCAATGGCTCAAGGACGAGGCGGGCATCGACTATCCGCGAGTGGGTGGCGGCTACAAGGCCATGCGCAGCTTCTTGCTCGACACGCTCGATCAGGCGGTTGCCCAGTGTGATTTCGTCTTGCTGGGCGGCATGACCGGCACCGGCAAAACCGAAGTGCTCACGCAGTTGAGCAACGGCCTGGACCTTGAAGGTCACGCCCATCATCGCGGCTCCAGTTTCGGCAAACGTGCCACTGGCCAGCCCTCCAACATCGATTTTGAGAACTGCCTGGCGGTGGACGTGCTGAAGAAGCGCGCCCACGGCATCGAGCAGTTTGTGCTGGAAGACGAGAGCCGCGCGATCGGCAGTTGTGCGCTACCGCTGCCGCTGTTTCAGGGCATGCAGCAGTTTCCGATGGTCTGGCTGGAAGACAGCCTGGAAGGGCGGGTCGAACGGATCCTGCGCGATTACGTGGTGGACTTGTGTGCCGAGTTCATCGGTGTGCATGGCGATGAAGGTTTCGCGCTGTTTTCCGAGCGCCTGCTGGAGAGCCTGAACAATGTGCAGAAACGTCTGGGCGGTGAGCGCCATCGGCGGCTGTTGATGTTGATGGAAGACGCGCTGACGGAGCAGGCGAGCAGCGGGGCCGTGGACTTGCACCGGGGCTGGATCGAAGGGTTGCTTCGCGAGTATTACGACCCGATGTATGCGTTTCAGCGGGAGAAGAAAGGGGGGCGCATTGAATTCGCCGGGGAGCGGGTTGCGGTGCTTGAATACCTGCGCGAGCGGCGCATCAATCAGAAGTAA